The genomic window TGGCGCAACGAGGGTTGTGCTAGCAAAGCATCGAGCTCCGGTTGCCCACTGAGAACAATCTGCAACAACTTTTCGGTGGGAGTTTCCAGGTTTGTAAGCAGACGAAGTTCTTCAAGCACATCCGCGGAAAGCTGTTGTGCTTCGTCAACAACAAGCACTACAGGTTGTCCTTCGCGGTGCTTCTCCAGCAGCCAATCAGTCAGCCGCAACAGACGACGGCTCTTGATCGTCGACGGGCAGCGCACGTGAAAATCCGCAAGAATAAAATCCAAAAGCTCTTCCGGGCGCAGGCGCGGGTTATAGACAAAAGCTGTCGCAGCATTCTGTGCTCGCAGCCATTGCATGAAAATGTTCAGAATCGTGGTCTTCCCTGTTCCCACGTCTCCAGTGAGGACAATGAAACCTTTGCGATGGTTGACACCATACGACAGTGTCGCGAGAGCCTCAAGAACCTGGTTCGTTGTATACAGAAAGCTTGGATCGGGGCTCACGCTGAAAGGCGCCGTCTTCAACTTGAAATGTTTTTCATACATAAATATTCAGTCGCCTTTGTCTGCTACCTTTCAGAAAAGTCCGGCAAGCTTACAAGAGTCATCAGATCAAGGTGCTTGTGGATGTCCTCTTCTGTCCGGAGAAAGCGCTCTTTCATTTCCAGCATCGCCGCCAACGCCGCCCCCAAGAAGAACCCGGCTGCAAGACCTGCCAGAGAGCACTTCAAACGATTGGGCGAACTCGGACTGGCCGGGAGATCCGGGGGATCCATCACGCGGAATTGTTCTCCTTCTCTGCGAAGCTCCAGATCTGTTGCCATTTCAGCCTGTGTCTTTTTGTTCAGTAGTTCGTTGTAAAACTGCAATGCGCTTTCATAATCACGTGTAAGTGATTTGTATTGCTCTTCCACCACAGGACTCAACTGCACGCGCGACTGCATATTGCGGATCTCGCTTTCCAACCTGGCCTGTTCGGCCCGCTTCAATCGCACAGCTTCATCCATTCCCCGCAGCGCGACGCGCATCTGTGCCACTTCGGGCGTATCCGGGACACTAGGCGCCTTGGTGGAATCATTGCCTGCATTTTTCCGTGCCGCAGCCAGTTGCTGCGTCAACGTCTGGATCTGCGCTTTGGTCCGGACCACGTCGGGATATTCCGGCGTATAACGCGCTTCAAGAGTGGCGAGCTGCATCCGCAGATTACTCAGCTCCCGCTCTAGATCCACTGGGCTGTCGGCACCTTTCTGGGACGCCTGCAAACTCGTCAAAGCCTGCGAGAGCAATGCTTCCTGAGACGCTTTTTGCTGCTGCGCCTGAGCCAGCTCCTGATTGACCGCATCCAGTTGTGAGCTCAAGGTGGAAAGCATCTGAAGGTTCCGGTCTTCGTCCGTGGGCAGCTGTCCTAGATATCTGCTTTTGAATGCGGCCAGCTTTGCATCATAGTCGTCCAGCTTGTGTTTTGCGTCATCAAGCTGGCCGGCAAGAAATGTGGTCGTATCCTCAGCACGCTGTGCGCGCACTTTCAGGTTTTCCGCCATAAACATAGAGAGAATTTCAGCACAGACTGCGCGTGCCACTGCTGGATGATCTGCACTGACGTCAATATAGAACCCTCGCAACACACTCGACCCATCCGGACGAAGCGGTGTAACGCTGATGGCTTTCCGCAGACGTTCTACCAGCTCTTCCATGGGGACGCGGCTCTCATCTGCCTTATACAGACCAAAACGACGGATAATCGGCTCCAGATTCGAGCGGCTCAGAATCTGGTCGCGCATCGTCATCAGCCGCATCTCAAGCTGGTCTGTCACCACAGGAGCCACAATGGTATCTGGTACCTTCTGCTGCTCAACCAGAACAAAAGTCTGAGAGGTATAAACAGGCTTGATGCCAAAGGAAACCAGAAATCCGATGATGGGACCAAACACCAGAGGGACCAGCACCCACCACAGCCTTCGTTTTAAAATGGCCAGAACGTCCTGAAAAGTAAACTGTGCGCCTTGTTCTTCCATTTCCTTGTCCTGCCTTAATAAATTCCAATCGGATCGTGGCTCCAGACAAACCCAATTCCAAAAACATGCCGAATACCGCTTACGGCGCAGGTTGTGGCCGCGCATCCGGACGAGGTCTGGTTCTGAAGGTTATAGCTGAAGAAGATATCCCGGTTGCGGCCCGCATGTCGCGTTGCAGTCACACCAAGATACTGCGCGTCGTAGCGCTGCGCAGAGATGATCGCGGTGTTCCGCGCGTAGCCAAAGATCATGTTCGCATCCCAGTTACGCCAGAAACCATAATCCAACCCGCCCTGCACACTGTTGGTATAGGCCCCAAAGAGCACTCCCGACCCACCCGTCAGGCTACGGATGACCGAAGCATGGAGTCCAACCTGCTTCATCTGCCAATCCAGGGTTCCCCGTGCCTGCCATCCCAGCTGGTTATTGTTGTCCGCAGGCCGTCCATCAGAAATGTATTGAGGTCCCGCCCCAACCGAGGCTGCAATCCGTCCTGTAATCCTGCGGCCATACAACACTCCGAAGTAGTTGTTCGTTAGCGATTGGCTGGTCCCGGAAAAGGTGAAGTTGGAATAGCCATACTCCAGTGCGATCGAGTCATAAGGCGTGAGCGCCCGGTTTACACCAAAAACAAGTCCTTCCTGTGCCGTGTCAATCAGCCCGCTTTGCGTAAAATGAAGCAGTCCATAAAAGCCGGTCATGGTGAAGGTGTAAAGCCCATCCGGCCGGTAATCTGCCTCGCCTAAGATCGTATTGCTGATGCGACCAGAGCGCAGTGTGAGAATGCTTTGATTGGGCACCAGGTCTGGCTGCAATGCTGTCGACTCAAGCTGAATATTGCCAATTCCGCCCCACGCGCTCGTGGTTGTAATCACTGAGCCGAGCCCTTCCATTCCGGTTGCGCCAAAATTGGCCCCCTGCGAATATTGCGTCTCATTGTCCATCAGCAGGTCCCACGCGTGCGACCGGAACTGCTTGGAAATCGAAAGTGCATGAGCATTGGTAAACTGCTGCAGCCCTTGGATCTGTGCCTGTGTATCAAAACGCACGGCTCCCGCGTAACGAATGCTTGCATCTCTGCCCAGATACTGAATCAATTGCAGGTCGCCATTCAGGCTTGTGTATCCGCGGTAATGACTTTGCGGTGTCATGTATGGATTGGAATCGAGAATCTGTGCGACACGAAAATCGGGGACCCAGAAGCTATGTTGCGGACCACGCACTCCGATCCCCATGACCTGTCCACTGGTCAAAGGATGATCATCGGGAGTCATGTCCGCAGGCTCTTCATCTGCGTTTTGCTGCACCGTCAGCACGCTGCCGTCCTCCTGCCCTGACGTCGGCTCTTCCTGCACCTGGGCCACCAGAGCAGTCGCAATCAGGAACAACCAAAGCACGAAAGGAACCCTGTAAAGAAAGTTCTTCATAGTAGCCTCACGGAACGACGACTGTGTCCCCCGGCTTCAGCAATACATTCTGTTCCACATTCTTGCCTTTGATGACCGAGTCGTAGTTGAATGGCAGTTTCTGCTCCTGTCCGTTTTCGCTGCGCAGGACATAGATTTTTTTGCGATTGGCAAATGGCGCCAGCCCACCCGCGGCGGAAAGGGCCTGAAGCACTGTCATGTTGGCCTGAAGGCGAACCATGCCTTGGTGATTGACCAGACCCATAATGTAGGCCTTACGGCTGTTCATTTGTGTAACAATGACGGTAACACTTGGATCTGTAATAAACTTCTTGACCTTTTCACTTACATCCGCAGCTAACTGGGACGGAGTCAACCCCGCCGCCTGAACATCATTCAACAGGGGCAGCGATATTTTTCCGTCCGAGCGCACCGGGACTGTCGCGGAGAGTTCAGGCTCCTTCCACACCGTCACGGCAAGTACATCATCGGCACCAATGACATAGGCCGGATCTGCAGCATCGTTCACAACCTTGTGTGCGCCAGCCTGCACATCCGGCGCGGCTTTGTTTACAAACGTCTGTGCTGGCGCCGTCCCTATCAAAATCAACAAAAGCGCAGCATATGGTTTCATGATGACCTCCCCCGACAACCGTACAGACACGCGGGCCCGCACACCATAGACCTTGCAAAAGGCGTGCCATCTTGTGCTGCGCTCATCAAAACCTTTACTTTTTAAGGTTTTGCGACCAAATTTCCATCCTTAGAACAAGATAGGAGCGTTTTCTCACCGGGTGCGGGGCCGGCACCTGCACGCACATTGTGGCCTTTGTGCGCTTACAAAGACAAGCTGCCTCTTGCGGAAAGCAGAAAAGGAAATCTTTTTCCCACCTTCCGGCAGGACATTTCCTATCCCAGCATCTCCAGCAGTTTTAGCTCATCAATCACAGGGACTTTCAACTCATGGGCTTTGTCCAGTTTTGATCCCGCATCCTCACCAGCGACGACATAGCTCGTTTTTTTGCTGACTGAGCCGGAGACACGCCCACCCGCAGCTTCGATCTTCGCTTTTGCTTCTTCCCGGGTCAGATGAGGAAGTGTCCCGGTCAAAACAAAGGTCAGGCCTTCCAGTTGGGAGGTCTTTTTGCGTTTTTCAGCGGTAAGCGTGAGTCCTGCCTGACGCAGGTGCTCCACCAGTTCACGGTTCTTTTCCTCACGAAAAAACTCGTGGATGGCTTGGGACACCTTCGGCCCCACTTCATTCACGCGCTCCAGGTCCTCCTGTGATGCGGACAAAATCGCATCCATAGAACCAAACTCTTCAGCCAGCAGTTGCGCGGTCCGTTCCCCAACAAAGCGAATCCCAAGTCCGTAGAGCACGCGGTCCAGACGGGCCTTTTTTGATTGCTCAATTTCCCGCAGCAGAGACCGGGCAGTCTTTTCGCCAATCCGATCCAGGGAAAGCAGCGCTGACTCATCAAGTTTGTACAAGTCAGCAATGCTGCGCACCAGCTTACGCTCCAGCAACTGATTCACGACTGCCTCTCCCAGTCCTTCGATATTCATCACGCCGCGGGAAGCATAATGCAGAAGGCTTTCCCGTAACCGCGCCGGACAGTCTGCGTTCACACACCGATAATCGGCTTCACCCTCCGTGCGTACAATCTCACTGCCGCATTCTGGACAAAGCGAGGGGAACTGAAATTTTCTTTTGCCGCGCGGATGGTCTTTGTCCTCAATGACTTCCACCACTTTCGGGATTACGTCGCCTCCCCGCTCCACACGCACCCAGTCTCCAATGAGCAGACCCAGGCGATCAATCTCATCAGCGTTATGCAGGGTGGCGCGGCTTACTGTTGTCCCTCCGATCAATACCGGTGTCAGCACGGCAACGGGGGTAAGTTTTCCCGTGCGCCCTACTTGCACGCGAATGTCCTCTACCTGGGTAATCCCTGCGCGGGCAGTAAATTTATAAGCAATGGCCCAACGCGGAGCACGACCTGTGTATCCAAGCCGTTGCTGTAGTTCCGTAGAGCTCACCTTAATGACCACGCCATCAATCTCATAGCCCAGCGTCGCCCGATGTTGCTCGGCCCGTTGGATGAAATCCATGATCTTCTCAAACGAGTCAATTGCTTCCCGATGCGGATTTACACGAAAGCCTGCTGCCGCCAGCGCATCCAGTGCCTGACTCTGTTCTTGAAACAGGTCCTCTCCAGCCGGTGTCAGTGCAAAATACGCATAAAAGTCCAGCCGCCGCTGCGCCACAATATTTGGTTCCAATGTGCGGATGGTTCCTGCAGCAAAATTGCGTGGATTCGCAGCTGGTGCCAGTCCCTGCGCCTCTCGTTCTTCATTCGCTTTCTCAAAAGCTGCCAAAGGCATTACAACTTCTCCCCGCACCTCAAAATCTGCGGGCAGTTTTGCCTTCATCAGCTTCGCAGCCGGAATGGACAACGGGACCGAACGTATCGTGCGCACATTGGTTGTTACATCTTCGCCAATCAGACCATCTCCTCTGGTCAGGCCCAACTTCAGATGCGCGGCACCATCTTCAGACTGCTGATATCGCAGCGCCATGGAGAGGCCATCCAGCTTGTATTCACATACATAGCTGATCTGCTGGCCCGGTCCAGCAAGCTGCCGTACGCGACGATCCCAGTCCCGCAACTCTTCTTCGCTCATCGCATTGTCCAGTGAAAGCATGGGGCGGGAATGCGGCACTTTGGCAAAACCTTCTTTCGGCTTGCCTCCGACCCTTTGTGTCGGCGAATCCGACGTAATCAGCTCAGGATGCTCTTTCTCCAGCGACTGCAACTCGCGCATGAGCTTGTCATAATCAGCATCGGAAATTTCCGGGGAATCCAGGACGTAATAAAGGTATTCATGGTGCCGGATAGTTTCGCGCAATTCTTCAATACGTTCTCTGGCAGTCTTCTGGACCATGAGGAAGATTATAAGAATTCATCCTGCGTCACGGGAGGAGCTGACTTGCTATCATCCTTCCAGATGGATCCCGTCACCCACTTGCTTACTGGTGCTGTTCTCGGTCGTGCAGGATTGAACCGCAAGGCCGCCTATACCACTTTGGCCATGACACTTGCCGCTGAAGCCCCGGATCTCGATGTGCTGTGGGGCCTCCGAGGTCCTGTGGCCGGCTTTGAACATCATCGAGGCATCACGCACACTCTGCTGGCTGCGCCTTTCATTGCACTGGTCACCGTGGCCGTGGTCTGGCTTGTCCACCGCTGTCGGAAAAAGCCGCCGCTCGCTCCCGTACGCTGGGCCCTTTTGTGGTTTTTTGCTTTTCTTGCCGACCTCAGCCACTTGTTGCTCGATTTCACCAACAACTACGGTCTGCGCCCCTTTTTCCCCTTTTCGCCACGCTGGTATTCATGGGACATCGTCTTCATCGTCGAACCGCTGATGCTGGCTGTGCTGGTCCTCGCCCTCCTCATGCCATGGATCTTCGGCCTGACCGATCGTGAGATTGGTGCCAGACGCAATCCCTTCCGCGGACGAGGATGGGCCATTACAGCTCTGTTGTTGATCGCATTCCTCTACGGATTACGCCACGTCGAGCACCAGCGTGCCATGGACCTGGCCCGCAGTGCAGAAATAAACGCCGGTCCTCTCCTTCGCGTCGCCGCTGAACCTTATCCTGTCAATCCCTTTCATTGGTATGCCATTCTCGAAACAAAAACTACATACCAAACCATAATAGTAGATACGCATCTTGATGATGCAGATGCAGATTCCGGACAGACCATCTACAAACCAGCGGTCACCCCGTTGATTACCGCAGCAAAACAGTCGTGGCTTGGCCAGGTTTATCTTGATTGGTCAAAGTTTCCAGTGATTGAAGACAAAGGTCCCATCACGCCGCCCGGATACGACGTAGACCCAGCACAGCCCGATTGGCACACCGTGCAGTTTCGCGATCTGCGCTTCGGCTATCCTGTGCTGTCTTTCAAAGCCAATGACTCTGTTCTTTCCGGATGGGTCTATGTTGGCCCTCAGATGGAAATTGAAGGTATGTTCATGAGTGGAAAAGAACAAAAGAATTGAACCGACTCTCGAAAGTCCGCATACCTTTCACATGGCCCGCCTGGAGACAATGCTCTGGCAAGCAATCCCTCTTGCCAGAGCATTGAAAGTCAATTACAGTGCCGTCACCACAGACTTTACTTCGGTATAGTTGTTCAGCACTTCGGCACCCATCTCACGTCCCCATCCGGATTGCTTGTACCCGCCAAAAGGCAAGGCTGCGT from Pseudacidobacterium ailaaui includes these protein-coding regions:
- a CDS encoding polysaccharide biosynthesis/export family protein; translation: MKPYAALLLILIGTAPAQTFVNKAAPDVQAGAHKVVNDAADPAYVIGADDVLAVTVWKEPELSATVPVRSDGKISLPLLNDVQAAGLTPSQLAADVSEKVKKFITDPSVTVIVTQMNSRKAYIMGLVNHQGMVRLQANMTVLQALSAAGGLAPFANRKKIYVLRSENGQEQKLPFNYDSVIKGKNVEQNVLLKPGDTVVVP
- a CDS encoding ExeA family protein, with protein sequence MSPDPSFLYTTNQVLEALATLSYGVNHRKGFIVLTGDVGTGKTTILNIFMQWLRAQNAATAFVYNPRLRPEELLDFILADFHVRCPSTIKSRRLLRLTDWLLEKHREGQPVVLVVDEAQQLSADVLEELRLLTNLETPTEKLLQIVLSGQPELDALLAQPSLRQLRQRITLRCRTGAFSAEQTKEYIEQRLHIAGAERRDIFSAEAIACIHEISGGIARVINVLCEQALIHAFCENKTTIAPETIEVIAREYHYAAQNLASV
- a CDS encoding GumC family protein: MEEQGAQFTFQDVLAILKRRLWWVLVPLVFGPIIGFLVSFGIKPVYTSQTFVLVEQQKVPDTIVAPVVTDQLEMRLMTMRDQILSRSNLEPIIRRFGLYKADESRVPMEELVERLRKAISVTPLRPDGSSVLRGFYIDVSADHPAVARAVCAEILSMFMAENLKVRAQRAEDTTTFLAGQLDDAKHKLDDYDAKLAAFKSRYLGQLPTDEDRNLQMLSTLSSQLDAVNQELAQAQQQKASQEALLSQALTSLQASQKGADSPVDLERELSNLRMQLATLEARYTPEYPDVVRTKAQIQTLTQQLAAARKNAGNDSTKAPSVPDTPEVAQMRVALRGMDEAVRLKRAEQARLESEIRNMQSRVQLSPVVEEQYKSLTRDYESALQFYNELLNKKTQAEMATDLELRREGEQFRVMDPPDLPASPSSPNRLKCSLAGLAAGFFLGAALAAMLEMKERFLRTEEDIHKHLDLMTLVSLPDFSER
- a CDS encoding metal-dependent hydrolase; protein product: MLSSFQMDPVTHLLTGAVLGRAGLNRKAAYTTLAMTLAAEAPDLDVLWGLRGPVAGFEHHRGITHTLLAAPFIALVTVAVVWLVHRCRKKPPLAPVRWALLWFFAFLADLSHLLLDFTNNYGLRPFFPFSPRWYSWDIVFIVEPLMLAVLVLALLMPWIFGLTDREIGARRNPFRGRGWAITALLLIAFLYGLRHVEHQRAMDLARSAEINAGPLLRVAAEPYPVNPFHWYAILETKTTYQTIIVDTHLDDADADSGQTIYKPAVTPLITAAKQSWLGQVYLDWSKFPVIEDKGPITPPGYDVDPAQPDWHTVQFRDLRFGYPVLSFKANDSVLSGWVYVGPQMEIEGMFMSGKEQKN
- the ligA gene encoding NAD-dependent DNA ligase LigA, with protein sequence MVQKTARERIEELRETIRHHEYLYYVLDSPEISDADYDKLMRELQSLEKEHPELITSDSPTQRVGGKPKEGFAKVPHSRPMLSLDNAMSEEELRDWDRRVRQLAGPGQQISYVCEYKLDGLSMALRYQQSEDGAAHLKLGLTRGDGLIGEDVTTNVRTIRSVPLSIPAAKLMKAKLPADFEVRGEVVMPLAAFEKANEEREAQGLAPAANPRNFAAGTIRTLEPNIVAQRRLDFYAYFALTPAGEDLFQEQSQALDALAAAGFRVNPHREAIDSFEKIMDFIQRAEQHRATLGYEIDGVVIKVSSTELQQRLGYTGRAPRWAIAYKFTARAGITQVEDIRVQVGRTGKLTPVAVLTPVLIGGTTVSRATLHNADEIDRLGLLIGDWVRVERGGDVIPKVVEVIEDKDHPRGKRKFQFPSLCPECGSEIVRTEGEADYRCVNADCPARLRESLLHYASRGVMNIEGLGEAVVNQLLERKLVRSIADLYKLDESALLSLDRIGEKTARSLLREIEQSKKARLDRVLYGLGIRFVGERTAQLLAEEFGSMDAILSASQEDLERVNEVGPKVSQAIHEFFREEKNRELVEHLRQAGLTLTAEKRKKTSQLEGLTFVLTGTLPHLTREEAKAKIEAAGGRVSGSVSKKTSYVVAGEDAGSKLDKAHELKVPVIDELKLLEMLG